From a single Spirochaetota bacterium genomic region:
- a CDS encoding type II toxin-antitoxin system RelE/ParE family toxin encodes MILRVRPEAAEEFAEAVRYYNKERSGLGFEFAAEVRNVFTRIKKYPDTWPMITGNIRRCMVTRFPYAVLYNRDGERLLVVAIMHLKRKPGYWRRED; translated from the coding sequence ATGATCCTCCGTGTGCGTCCGGAGGCGGCCGAGGAATTTGCTGAAGCGGTACGGTATTACAACAAGGAACGTTCAGGTCTTGGGTTTGAATTTGCCGCGGAAGTTCGAAACGTTTTCACACGAATAAAGAAATACCCCGATACATGGCCTATGATAACCGGGAATATACGAAGATGCATGGTTACCCGATTTCCGTACGCAGTTCTCTATAACAGGGACGGAGAACGTCTTCTTGTTGTCGCTATTATGCATCTGAAACGGAAGCCTGGGTACTGGAGACGAGAAGACTGA